One Rhododendron vialii isolate Sample 1 chromosome 2a, ASM3025357v1 genomic region harbors:
- the LOC131316653 gene encoding uncharacterized protein LOC131316653, which translates to MDRNMTFEDSAIGRPLPDGRVTAIDREEWEQAHRYVLENTNEVQPYIEEHMAFLKEHHPRQSKSQTWLQIEHNKTFIYWLREKVADELNSNKKHISNTLKWIAQGPRFDVIKYSGYIINGYRFHTKDRDNSRVTQNSGVSLVATAMQVTNNKDKNPVFGEMNFYGVITEIWQLDYHTFNIPVFKCDWVDNNKGIKVDELGFTLVELGRIGHKSDCFILVS; encoded by the exons ATGGATAGAAACATGACTTTCGAGGATTCAGCAATTGGAAGGCCTTTACCCGATGGTCGTGTTACTGCCATTGATCGTGAAGAATGGGAGCAAGCTCATCGCTATGTGTTAGAAAACACAAATGAAGTTCAACCATACATTGA GGAACATATGGCGTTCTTGAAGGAACATCATCCTCGTCAATCAAAAAGTCAAACGTGGCTACAAATTGAGCACAATAAAACATTTATATATTGGCTCCGTGAAAAG GTTGCTGATGAACTAAATAGCAACAAAAAGCATATTTCAAATACCCTAAAGTGGATAGCACAGGGTCCCCGTTTCGATGTGATCAAATACTCCGGCTACATCATAAATGGTTATCGTTTTCACACAAAAGATCGTGATAATTCACGAGTCACCCAGAATAGTGGTGTTAGCTTGGTGGCAACAGCAATGCAAGTTACTAATAACAAGGATAAGAACCCTGTGTTTGGGGAGATGAATTTTTATGGAGTTATAACTGAGATATGGCAGCTTGATTATCACACGTTCAATATTCCAGTATTTAAGTGCGATTGGGTTGATAACAATAAGGGTATCAAAGTGGATGAGCTTGGTTTTACGCTAGTTGAGCTTGGGAGGATAGGCCACAAATCCGATTGTTTCATTTTGGTTTCTTAG
- the LOC131316651 gene encoding uncharacterized protein LOC131316651: protein MYESVGPHETIHTVLLGPDNVRVFVDFVIVEDALFPIPIPGEAATVGEALGYQLAWQKKLILVDYEGNLEIASNKGNLGIVGNKGNLGIVGNKGNLGIAGCKGASKNREVVGNEATSKNVACEKNLESIRSFASLAKHLLPLKAIKMKVEKDLLGVDVDYHLQKVDMGYICELKELSIQCIVLFMGYLYEVMKASNMHRSFLFVNPYLTSVKNKPGDDSDEALLACRLEDAKSAELVFAPCNIGAHWVLLVIEVSTSTVYYLDSINSTVPLNIRILISTAFIIYEGNKGNRRRSLHWKVVQCPKQLKDVECGFYVMMFMRDLIRDRGILSKNNFNGRNTYTKAEIDEVRVEWINFVMTKYEQQFF from the exons ATGTATGAGAGTGTTGGACCACACGAAACAATTCATACAGTTTTGCTTGGCCCGGACAATGTACGTgtgtttgttgattttgtgattGTCGAGGATGCCCTTTTTCCTATACCCATCCCAGGAGAAGCAGCCACTGTAGGAGAGGCATTGGGGTATCAATTGGCTTGGCAGAAAAAACTTATATTGGTTGATTACGAG GGAAATCTTGAAATTGCTAGCAATAAGGGAAATCTTGGAATTGTTGGCAATAAGGGAAATCTTGGAATTGTTGGCAATAAGGGAAATCTTGGAATTGCTGGCTGTAAG GGAGCCTCAAAAAATCGTGAAGTGGTTGGCAATGAG GCTACATCAAAAAATGTTgcttgtgaaaaaaatttggagtCCATTCGATCGTTCGCTTCACTTGCCAAGCATCTCTTACCCCTTAAAGCCATAAAAATGAAAGTCGAGAAGGATTTACTTGGCGTGGATGTTGATTATCATCTACAAAAGGTAGACATGGGGTACATATGTGAACTGAAAGAGCTATCCATTCAATGCATTGTGTTGTTTATGGG CTATCTGTATGAAGTTATGAAGGCCTCAAACATGCATAGAAGTTTTCTCTTTGTCAACCCATATCTTAcaagtgtaaaaaataagccCGGTGATGACTCAGATGAAGCATTGCTTGCATGTAGACTAGAGGATGCAAAGTCCGCTGAATTGGTTTTCGCTCCTTGTAATATTGG GGCCCATTGGGTGTTGTTAGTCATTGAAGTGTCTACTTCAACTGTATACTATCTTGATTCAATCAACAGTACAGTCCCTTTGAACATTAGAATCCTAATTAGCAC TGCATTCATAATTTATGAAGGAAACAAGGGAAATAGGAGGAGAAGTCTACACTGGAAAGTAGTTCAG TGCCCAAAACAACTGAAAGATGTAGAATGCGGGTTCTACGTAATGATGTTCATGCGAGACTTGATTAGAGATCGGGGCATCTTGAGCAAAAATAAT TTCAATGGAAGGAACACATATACGAAAGCTGAAATTGATGAAGTGCGAGTCGAGTGGATAAACTTCGTCATGACAAAATATGAGCAGCAATTCTTTTAA
- the LOC131316652 gene encoding uncharacterized protein LOC131316652 translates to MCRYKSDPELISKPPGIYSFLEQNHWDSFVKKRNCKEFEATSNVQRESRSANKCNHRLSQKGYAKFQVELKQAEDLVNRAKPISDPNLAPNSGTRTKSKAKKFDRSVMWKKARQNKNGEYEDEEIEKQVAKIDKITRQVEDGSLSIEGANDILTLALGTPEHSGRLRAVGGFVTPSAYFHVPKRGIHSHCEENQQNLEATVSDLQVQVDALKQNLPNTPHSDYAGSNTFKSDNMGSPQLHPSSMVNKVVTDDNMAPFDPITMENRMITEDNMPPVQVLDKK, encoded by the exons ATGTGTAGATACAAGTCAGATCCTGAGCTTATTTCAAAACCACCGGGAATCTATTCTTTCCTAGAACAAAATCATTGGGACTCATTTGTCAAAAAGAGAAATTGCAAAGAGTTTGAG gcaACAAGTAATGTTCAACGAGAGAGCCGGAGTGCCAATAAATGTAACCATAGACTCAGCCAAAAGGGTTACGCTAAGTTTCAAGTGGAACTA AAACAAGCTGAAGATCTAGTCAACCGTGCAAAGCCAATCTCTGATCCAAACTTAGCTCCCAATTCAGGGACTCGTACTAAATCAAAAGCCAAGAAATTTGATAGGAGTGTCATGTGGAAGAAGGCACGTCAGAATAAGAATGGCGAGTATGAAGACGAGGAAATCGAGAAGCAAGTGGCGAAAATA GACAAGATAACCAGACAGGTGGAAGATGGAAGTTTATCTATTGAAGGAGCCAACGATATCCTAACTCTAGCATTGGGTACTCCTGAACATTCCGGGCGACTAAGGGCTGTAGGAGGATTTGTCACGCCAAGCGCCTACTTTCATGTGCCTAAACGAGGAATCCATTCACATTGTGAGGAGAACCAGCAAAACCTTGAGGCAACGGTTTCAGATTTGCAAGTACAGGTCGATGCACTGAAACAAAACTTACCAAATACACCCCATTCTGACTATGCTGGTTCAAACACCTTCAAAAGTGACAATATGGGTAGTCCACAGCTTCATCCAAGTTCAATGGTAAATAAGGTGGTAACTGACGATAATATGGCGCCTTTTGATCCTATTACAATGGAAAATAGGATGATAACCGAGGACAACATGCCCCCAGTCCAGGTCCTcgacaaaaagtaa